Genomic DNA from Fundulus heteroclitus isolate FHET01 unplaced genomic scaffold, MU-UCD_Fhet_4.1 scaffold_49, whole genome shotgun sequence:
ttttttttattcaactgtcGTATTTTTTTCCAAGCCACTTCTTTTCAgtctttattttatctttgtgtatttattacaagtgactttttttcctccacccacttttattctttaatttttatttacattcagattttaaaaaaaatgttttctcttcaaaaatagattaaaaaatattttattgtcctTTTAATACTGAATCACTGATAATTTCCACCTCTAATTCCCTTTTATGTGAAAGTTGTAAAAATGTGGCTGCTCGTGTTCTTAATTGCCATAGTTACAATAAGATTCTGAGGAGTGCTGTTATCACCTGGTTTGGTCCAGGTCTCCGTCAGCATGAGGAAATCCAGCTGGTGTGTTAAGATGAAGTGGTTGAGAACAAAGGTGTGATCAGAAAGTGAGCGAGCGTTCACCAGGACGGCGCACAGCGGCGTGGAGCTCCCAGTCTGCTGGCATGGTTGGAACGTTGTCcagatctagttgttgatatagcatgtaatgtgtttcagtgttggctgcagatgttaaagaagaggctcctgaagaacagagtcctgagggggagcagcaggagtcagagcccctccacataaaggaggaacaggaggaacccggggcccgtcaggaaggagagcagctcctggtgaaggaggagactgatagcagctttccattaactgctgctcctatcaacagtaaggattgctttactttCTTTGTGTccgtgttgcagctaaaggccaaaactctctggattcatcagcTTCCTATCAGAAAAATATCAGTTCTGTCTCACTCTGACAAACCGTGTCGGGTCTGACTAGAAGGTCCAGTTCAGATCTCCTGACTCATGAGGTTGATTGTTAGTCTGCTGGTCTGTGAGCATGCAGCTGTAGACGGCCCGTTTGCTGCAACACTCACGCCATGTTTTGCTCTGACTCTTTATTTCTTTCCAACAACCTCTGATGTTCATCTGGAGGCAGCAGAAAGTTGTGTAGCATGCCTGTTGCAGCTACTAATGTGACCACGTGGTGTTGGGTAAAAGTTAAAGCTGCAAAGGAGAATAATCCATCCTGCTAAGAGAATACTAAAGGCTTTCTCAGCAACAAGGCAAATATATCTGttaagcacatttcagtacaaggacaacaggtgcagctgttttttattttatttttaatcttgaaCACAGTACAGACCTAAAGGCTCAATTCTGCAACAAAGCTACTCTCTGTGAACAGCTTTACAGTCTAATGTAAAatctaatgtaaaataaaatttccaGGAAAAAACACCAGAACAAGTTTCATAGTGTAAAACTTAAGAGTTATTTAGGAGCATTTCTAAGtaaatttttttcagttttagaagATCTTTCTTAACTGCTGCCATGAGCTTCGGTGTGCATGTATGGAACACAGTGATAACTGGGaggccaaaaaacaaaacaatgcgGAGAAGgaacttaaaattatttttcagactataaattGCTTGCGAATATAAGTCCCCTCAGTCATAAAGAggacaaaaatgtatataagtggcaccggagtacaagtcgcatttatttagaaatctatttcacaaaatccaagactaaaaactgacatttaatctggtaaggcaattcattaaataaaacaactgcgTCCACATTCGACTGAATAACATGAACAgacctgggaggttgaatggaGTATTAAATTATCATAACAAGCTCGCGACTACAACCAGGAAAGTTCTCATCAGAGCATTTTGGTctaattacgctgaaattagaccgttagcgtaacggtgctacatgctaacgTAACATAAAGCTCATGTGCATCAGAGAACTTgtacaacagagctgtaagctagcgctagctgttgttagcttcacggacaggCTAATAACAGGTTCTGTCTCGGTCTGTTTGCTTAGAGCTGCACCACACAACCATCTGCTGCATGAATGatactgaaacagcgaaacaacataTGAACCtgttcagtttttgttgtctataagttaatgctttaattaatttttaactGGTACAAGAGCAGCATATAATTTCCACATGCCTAGAGCACCCTCTTGTGGcaatagacggtaatgtttactacttggttcatgttcAATacgatttaccatttaaaattgatatgtAAGTTGCACCCGACTATAATTCCCAGAATCGGCCaagctatgaaaaaaagtgtgaaaaaaagtgTTACAGTCCAAAAAAATACGGTAAGGGATTGTGACAAGAAAGAAATAGAAATGGAAAAGCAAGTAGAGCAAATGGAGAAGGATCATAAAAAGACAACTGATGAGAATAGTCAGAAATCACTTAACCAgcacaaacaaacactgaatgATCTGTTGACACACATGGCTGAGGGCAAATTTTCTTTTGCTTGTCAAAAATACAATGAATCAAGAAATATGGCTAGCAGGCTATTAGCATTTTATTAACCAAGACCCAGGCCGATTGGGAGTGGAATACATAGTAAATATTTTCATGAAAGAAACTACAGTGGTAAATGTTGCTGGAAACACAAAAAgtactccaaacacaaaactgaGGTTAACACAAAAACCTCAATGGAAAAATTCAGCAAAGACCTCCAGACCACTAGGAGGAGTAGATCATCAACCAAGTCATATGGGATTTCTAAAGGTTCTTGCAATGAAGGAGTTGCTTTCTGTCACACCAGGAATGGCTTAATTGAAACACCACCCATTACTTTTAGAAgcatttgtgataaaatgtgttgTGAAAAATTGTAATAGTAATAGGATATCTAATACGTATAAGCATTTGTAGACACTTTTCTGATAAATCTCTAGATATAAAGCAAAAGCTGGAACGAGACCACACTCATATATTTTATCATTGTTGGATTGTCGGGTATTGATCTTAATTTGACAAGGAGGTCGAACAGAAAGTCTCAAGATTTGAAGAATGACATTACCACTGAATCCACTGTTTATATACATTGAGTTTGAACCCAAGAGGaactatggagaaaaaaagtccagttattATGGATTTTGGTGCTGGTCGTGAGAAAAATGTTTACTGTTCCTGGTTTAAGCCTTTGACTTCCACCCTTCAATTATAGCAGGAGTGACTGAGAGACTTGTATGTAAtggtattttttatatataaatataaataaaactgctttcTCTCATCCACCCCTCAAACTCCTGAACAGGGTGGGCGGCCTCCATCTCTCAAGCGCaggtcctctaccagaggcctggAAGCTTGAGAgttcttaggatcttagctgttcctcagatcttctggactgagatgtgtGAAGTTTCTCCAAGTATTTGGTGGAGCCACTTCTGCAGAGTGGGGGTTTGTGCCCCGGGTGCTCCGTTGAGGACGCAATACTGTTGTCTCACCTTCCAGACTCTTACTAGTTCTTCCTTGAgccagggtttcccgcagcgctatcttggcgaggcagctgcctcgccaaactcacgctaccacctcgccaacattccaaaaaaacaaaacctaactccatatgcttgcatgtttatttgacggtaacaggcgtttttttgttgttgctttcgcgtaTTCATATAGTAAATTGCAGTGAAAAAACAGGCACTCTGCCGGTCGTCCGCACAAAGCTTGTCTTCTCCAACTTCTGGATCTAACCTTTACCATGGTTGTTCCATTGTCAAGATATACTTGGTCATaatgcatgtaatgtgtttcagtgttgcaTGCTGACATTAAAGAAGAGGTCCCTGAAGAAAACAATCCTGATGTGGACCAGCATCAGCTGGATCTGCTCTACATAAAGGAGGAAGGTGAAAGAAACTGTGGCAGCCAGAATGGAGAGCAAGAGAAtttgaaggaggagactgaagATACCAGGTTTCCATCAACTGTTGTTAATATGAAgagtgaagaggatgaagagaaACCTCCATTCTCTAACAATAATCAACAGCTAACAGAAGCCAGATGTTTTACAACCAGCTCTTCACTTGACTGTTTAAAAGTGAACATTAAAGACGGGGTTTCAAATGTAGATTCAAGGAAAAATGTTGTAGGTGGTAAAAAGttgaaattgaaaaaacaaattaagaCCAGCATaataatccatacaggagagaaatccTTTGGTTGTGATGTTTGTGGGAAAAGATTTTCCTGGaagtcacatttaaaaatacacatgagaagccacacaggagagaaaccttttggttgCAATAAATGTGGTAAAAGATTTTCCAAAAAGTCATATTCAAAAAtgcacatgagaatccacacgggaaaaaaatcttttgtttgtgatgtatgtgggAGAAAATTTTCCTGGaagtcacatttaaataaacacatgaaaatccacacTGGAGAAAAACCTTTCGGGTGTCATGTATGTGGTAAAAGATTTACAGAAAACTCATCCTTAAAAAGAcatatgagaatccacacaggagagaaacctttttgttgtgatgaaTGTGGGAGAAGATTTACCTGGAAGGCACATTTCGAATTACACATGAGAAGTCACAGgggagagaaaccttttggttgtgatgcATGTGATAAAAGATTTTCCAAAaagtcatatttaaaaatacacatgagaatccacatgGGAGAAAAGTCTTTTGGTTGTGATGCGTGTGGGAAAAGATTTATCTGGaagtcacatttaaaaacacacatgagaatccacattggagaaaaacattttggttGTGATGCATGTGGGAAAAAATTTGCTGACAAGTCATCCTTGAATAGACATaagagaatccacacaggagagaaaccctttGGTTGTGATACATGTGGGAAAACCTTTTCCAGGAAGATCAACTTAAAGTCACATTTGGGAacccacacaggagagaaaccttttggttgtgaCGTTTGTGGTAAAATATTTCGCAGAAAGTCAGACTTAAGTAGACACATGAAAATACATATGGGAGAGAAAGCTTTTGGTTGTGATgattgtggaaaaagattttccGTAAAGTCAGACTTAAgtaaacacatgagaattcacacaaaaaagaaactttttgGTTATGATGTTTAGGAAAAACAACTGCTGATTCATACAATGATGTGAGAATATCATGTAACATTATTGTATTGCATCATGAGAAGCAAATAGCATGTGCAAGTGGACATTAGGATCTGAGAGGCAATGTAAATGATTTATAATCAGAACCCGTGcgactgttagcatgttgccaACCCCTAATAGAGTGCAGAGATAATgcagtctaacagcagctggaatGTAGGACTTATGGAAGTGCTCTATTGAGTAACTGGGTTGCAGCAGTCTGTTGCTGAATGAGCTCTCCAGTTCCACAACCTGACTCTCACAAGATGGATGTAGTTAGACcaagctccacacatccatctagGATTGCTCCACTGGAGATGTATTTTGTCTCGTGACCGAAATCACCTCTGAAGCACCATACGGGTTGACTGTCTGGTTATGCTCCATGGCACAGGGATATGTGCTGACAAGCATGTACCATCAGACCAtgataaaattattttgtaCAGCATACCTTACTGCAATGATACAGAGGAACCCTATTTTATGTCTGCCCTAAAAACAGTAATGGAAACAGCGGCTAAAAAAGCAGAGTGGGGTGGGGCTGACCAAAGTGCAGCAAGAGGGAAAAATGGTCTTTAATGATTCTGGTGGGGCACATATAGCCTcaatttttggtttttaatattctgtcaaaacacattttcttttggaCTTTTTACCCAGTTGAATTTTATTGGTTGGTTTTATGTATCTGctctttatttgacttttttctgttgttgctcccagtgttttattctgttatgtTCTAAATTATTTGCTTTTTAGGATCTATAAAATACTTTGGCCAGCTGAGTTGTATATTAAAGTGCTTCATTAATAAAGTTGTTGAAttgagttatttatttgttacttaaaCGCCATCTTGATTTGTCTTgtgtaaatatttcaaaatctaAATCAATGGAAATTTGTCCTTCCGTTCAATCCATAAATCCTGTAAATTGAACCTAGTTATTATCTTTTACTAATTAAACACTCTTCAATCATTCATATTAGAAATATatcccatgttttgtttttatttttgcccaaTTTGAACCTGTGACGATTATAGTAAAACAAGGTAGGGTGTAAATCACAGAAATGAAGCAAATCATTTAAATAGTTACATTTTTCATTAACCTTTACTTGCTGAGGTACGAGACaatgaaattgtatttattatctTTAGCATTAGATGAGCATGCATTTTTAATTCAATAGGAAAGTCCCActcttttgtccctttttttaaaatcagcatTGGAGAGGTCAACAACCGGAGAAAATCGTTGCTTCTGCAGCAACATGTGACAACAACTAAGtttgtcacgatttgggttttgtcttggtttatgttatcagatttattagttaagtttctgcttttggggtcttgtttggttttgatttagacatgttgttctgtagccaggccccgtctgaacctgtagcctgtagccaggtcccgtctgaacctgtagcctgtagccaggtcccgtctgaacctgtagcctgtagccaggtcccgtctgaacctgtagcctgtagccaggtcccgtctgaacctgtagcctgtagccaggccccgtctgaacctgtagcctgtagccaggtcccgtctgaacctgtagcctgtagccaggtcccgtctgaacctgtagcctgtagccaggccccgtctgaacctgtagcctgtagccaggccccgtctgaacctgtagcctgtagccaggccccgtctgaacctgtagcctgtagccaggggccgtctgaacctgaagcctgtagccaggggccgtctgaacctgaagcctgtagccaggggccgtctgaacctgaagcctgtagccaggggccgtctgaacctgaagcctgtagccaggggccgtctgaacctgaagcctgtagccaggggccgtctgaacctgaagcctgtagccaggggccgtctgaacctgaagcctgtagccaggggccgtctgaacctgaactctgtagccaggcgcctcctgaactctgtagccaggcgcctcctgaactctgtagccaggcgcctcctgaactcttgaGCCAGGtgcctcctgaactctttagccaggcgtctcttctagctcttagtccggcgccaggttctgttctctctctctccatgcGTCGGTTCCTGAGGGTCCTGTTCTGCCGCCGGCCTCAGAggttgctgctccgccgccggtctcCGAGAGACATGCTCCGCCGCCGGTCTATGAGAGACCTGTTCCGCCACCGGCCGCCGGACATCTTTGCTAACCGGGGCCGTCCTACAGGACACCCGCCGGATTACCTGTCTCACAGGGgtcgtccgccggagagcctgacacgccgaggacgtccgccggagagcctgacacgccgaggacgtccgccggagagcctgacacgccgaggccgtccttcgggacgcccgcctgagaacccgactcgccggggtcgtccttctggacgcccgcctgagaacccgACTCGTCGAGGCCGTCCttctggacgcccgcctgagaacccgACTCGTCGAGGTCGTCCttctggacgcccgcctgagaacccgACTCGTCGAGGCCGTCCttctggacgcccgccggagattTTAACTTGTCAGGATCCTCCTCCGGGATACCCGTCAgactttatttatgttattttagttcGCCCTGTCgggttgtttttggtttggacagtgtttctttttcctgtttctggcCCTCCATCCtgtacctccctccacccacccgggctagtctgttttgtttctgaggCCGTCTGGAATCCGGCCTTGAGGAGGGGGTtctgtcacgatttgggttttgtcttggtttatgttatcagatttattagttaagtttctgcttttggggtcttgtttggttttgatttagacatgttgttctgtttaggttacctgttttccacctgtcactttatcagctctgtttggtctcccctcagcaatctgtcagcttTCTTGCCTTGATTAGATCCACCTGCTCACTtataattagtcttcactcctgttcacctgctcactcccctatatagtcctgccacaaacctctgcaatctgccagatcatttacgagcccacggtgagtttagttccagcattctatattctgattgacctgttgatgcaaaccgattgctttttgattctgagccagcctgttccctgatctgtttttcctgccctgtctgactgatttaccggtttaccgactagtttctgtcccatggttatccgagcttgctttgccctgtctgtacctctgcctattttggactgctttttgtgtaccggattttggactgcccttttgactattgagcccgcttgtccctgttttcattattaaaatcctgtttttttgccttaacctcacttgtttggtttgaatactgggtttgcctgattcacgttcCTAACAAAGTTAGGCGAGATACAAACCAGTGGATTCTGTGGTTCAGTGCAGCTTAGACTGTCCAAACTCTACTTACCCCAACCAAGCAGCCGAGGTCCTGAAAACTCAAAATGTTCCTTACACAAGCATCAGCAGTCATGGATTAGTTCTTCATGCAACATAGAAACAAATATTCCAGCAACAAGGAACCAAAACACACCAACTATGGTCAAAATCTAACATTTAATCAGATTCTTGTAATGTTTAGTAGGGCTTCTTTCGGCGAGCCGGGGGAACTCCACAGACAGCCATAGGCTAGCTTAAGTTAGCTAAAAGTCCTCGCTACATTTTCTAATTTATCTTTCCTCTGTCACTTCCCCCCTGAAGAACTCTGGGGCCCCCAGGGGATGCACTCCTCACTATGAAAGCCCTGCTGTCTACGCATTAATGCTCCAGTTGAAATGGTTTGATATGTTTCAGGATCTTTTTTCCATATCAGCACAATTATAACCCCGGATTCCTCATCCTGTATATAGGATGAGAAAAGTCGGAACGCTCTCCTGTGAGGCGTTTCTTTTCACCAGGCACAGGTTCCTCTGCGGCGTTTCTGCCAGATGGTTCTCCTTTCTGATCAACAGCAGCTTTTCTGCTCCAGACACATCAGGGCCGGTCCAGTCAGGAGGGACACATTCTTATGTTTTCACATTTGAAGATGTTCCAAACAGAACGTATTCAAATCATCTGGTTTGACACGAAACGTTGAACTCCTCATGGCGTCTA
This window encodes:
- the LOC105924054 gene encoding zinc finger protein OZF, with the protein product MLHADIKEEVPEENNPDVDQHQLDLLYIKEEGERNCGSQNGEQENLKEETEDTRFPSTVVNMKSEEDEEKPPFSNNNQQLTEARCFTTSSSLDCLKVNIKDGVSNVDSRKNVVGGKKLKLKKQIKTSIIIHTGEKSFGCDVCGKRFSWKSHLKIHMRSHTGEKPFGCNKCGKRFSKKSYSKMHMRIHTGKKSFVCDVCGRKFSWKSHLNKHMKIHTGEKPFGCHVCGKRFTENSSLKRHMRIHTGEKPFCCDECGRRFTWKAHFELHMRSHRGEKPFGCDACDKRFSKKSYLKIHMRIHMGEKSFGCDACGKRFIWKSHLKTHMRIHIGEKHFGCDACGKKFADKSSLNRHKRIHTGEKPFGCDTCGKTFSRKINLKSHLGTHTGEKPFGCDVCGKIFRRKSDLSRHMKIHMGEKAFGCDDCGKRFSVKSDLSKHMRIHTKKKLFGYDV